CCTTGCCTGTCAAGGTCGGGCATTGTGCCATCATAGACCTGAGCAACAATCGGCTAACTGGAAATGTGTCCCGAATCCAAAGTTGGGGAAATTATGTTGAAGTTGTTGTGTTAAGCTCAAATGCATTGACAGGAACCTTTCCCAACCAAACTTCCCAGTTCTTGAGGCTTACTTCGTTAAAGATTTCAAACAACTCACTTGAAGGTGTGTTACCAAATATTTTAGGTACATACCTCGAACTTAAAACGATTGATCTTAGCATTAACCAACTTAGTGGTACTCTCCTTCCCACCCTTTTCAACTCTACCAAATTGACTGATATTAACGTTTCTTTCAACAAATTTACTGGTAGTATACCTATTATGGCGTCCAACTCAGAGAATCCAAGCTTGATTTCTCTAGATGTTTCACATAATACATTATCTGGTGTTTTGCCTCCGGGGCTGGACAAGTTCCCGGACTTGGTAAATCTGGATCTCTCTGATAATGAATTTGAAGGTGGCCTTCCTAACGATCTCTCAGACAAATTGGAAATTTTCGATGTGTCTAATAACAATCTTTCTGGACTTGTTCCAAAAAGTTTATGGAAGTTTCCTGAGTCCTCGTTCCATCCGGGGAATCCCTTGCTTGTACTGCCAAAGCACGTTGAAGCTCCATCAGAGGGAGATTCAACTTCAAACTTGAAAAGTCATGGCTTTCGCATGAAATCTACCATTAGGGCGGCCCTTATTGCTGGTCTGGTGTGTAGTGTATCTGTTATAGCTTTGTTGACGTTAATAATCTACCGCAAGGCCCATCAACGAGACCTTGAGAAGGACGATATGAAAGGAACCAAGGAAAAGGAAGGTATGGAACTATTCTTGGGattttcatttttggcccgtcGGCCGAAATTAATTTCCGCCGGTAGCCAAAATATACACTGAatatgtatatttacgtatattgtatgtatagtttgtgtatacaatatatacttaatatacaaaacctatacatttgctggctattatcattttgagcggtccaaaaatgtaattatccaCCATCTTCTTCCTCTAATAAGACAGGTATTTGATCAAATCAACTGATACTAATGCCTTTTCATTTCCACAGGTTTGTCTTTATCTGATATAGAATGTGGAAACGACACTAGAGATCCCGGCATGCCAGCATCAACCGTTCAAAATGAGCCGTTATCTTCTCCTATATCTGTCATGTCATCTGCCAATCTATCACCTTCTAAGGTTCAAGATCAATCCAAAAGCCCAAGCTCTCTCAAGGTTTCTTCTCCTGATAAACTGGCTGGAGATTTGCATCTATTAGATAACTCCTTGAAGTTCACTGCTGAAGAATTATCGTGCGCTCCCGCAGAAGCTGTGGGCAGAAGTTTCCACGGAACGTTGTATAAAGCTATGCTCGGTTCAGGCCAAGTACTTGCTGTCAAATGGCTTAAGGAAGGGATAGTGAAAGGCAAGAAGGAATTTGCCAGAGAAGCTAAGAAATTAGGGAGTATTAGGCATCCAAACTTAGTTTCTCTTCAGGGTTACTACTGGGGTCCCAAGGACCATGAGAGGCTTCTCTTATCGAATTACACTGATGCACCATGTTTAGGTCTTTATCTTCTTCATAAAGGTCGGTTTCCCCTTTTCTCTCTATAGAGTATATCACCTGCATCTATTTATGTAGCTTTTCTGATTTTTATATGACGCTAAAATCGCAATCCAGTTTTACCAAAGACGTTAGAGGCATCTGTTTTATCGTACTCTTTCTATGAAATCAAACATAATCGACCAGGAATGCCCAACCCTGAATGCGTATGTTGTTATTGTAGTCGTCAAGAATGCCCATACCTGATATGCTGAAGTTTATCACTATCCTTGCCACTTGATTTCAATTTCGGTGCCTTCAGCCTTTGTGCcttggcatttttttttttgataatcatGGTGGTCGGGGCCAGCTTGCGTGCGcttcgactaattccacgggatacctgccacctcccacTAGCAACAGGTACCAGGTAACTTTGCACACCAAGGCTAGGACAGATGGGAAGCTGTGCTTTGGCATTGAAAATGGATAAAATGTATTTTTCATTCAAATTTTTTTGCTAACTTGCTGGTTGAATATGTTTCTGAGACTATTAATGCACATTTTACTTAGTTTGCTTTCATGAAATTTATAAATGAAgctatcttccaaagtctgaactTTGTAATTTACATCTCATTAGCAATGTTagaatatacatataacagagaAGATTCCGGCCGGTATTTGCCTTCGCTAACTGCGCCTTGATGGTGATATTTTAGTATGGACTAATTCGGTTGGGCTCAATTGATGTCATTCTGATGTCAATGCAAATCATCTTAAAACTTCATTTTTCGAGTTCCATTAACCTTGGAACTTTGTTGTATTGAATTCTAGCATCTAAACAAGTCATGAAACTGGTTGAACCAAAGATGCATGCAATTAAATCACAGGACAAGAACTAATTAGAGATCTGCTACTTTGTATTCCGCTTATTGCATCACTATACTTTGCTTTCTAGTTTTGATTGCGATATGGATCTCagtttcattcttttatgtatgcAGATGCAGAACCCTGTAAGCTACATCCTTTGTTTCTCGATGAGCGACTCAAGATTTCTGTAGACATTGCTCATTGTCTAAACTACCTTCACCATGAAAGTGCCATACCTCATGGCAACTTGAAATCTACAAATGTACTAATAGAAACGTCTAACGTGAATGCCCTCCTTACTGACTATAGCCTTCATCGGTTAATGACATCAGCTGGAACAGCACAACAGGTACTAAATGCCGGTGCACTCGGTTATCGGCCTCCTGAATTTGCAAGTACAAGTAAACCTTGCCCATCATTGAAAAGCGATGTCTATGCTTTCGGTGTTATCTTATTGGAACTTTTGACCGGAAGAAGTTCTGCAGAAATTGTACCTGGGAATTCAGAAGTGCTGGATTTAACCGAATGGGCAAGATTGTTGGCCATCCAAGACCGTTCAGTCGAGTGCTTCGATCCGTTTTTATTGGGAAAACAAAGCAACGAAGGCGTACATACGATTCTCGATAGCATGCTTCAAGTTGCATTAAGGTGTATTTTGCCAGCTGATGAAAGGCCTGATATGAAGATGGTTTTCGAGCAACTTTGCTCGATAGCGCAATAACACAAGTTGGAGAGGTAATGTAGTTGTAGATTTGTATCTTAAAGAAGTAGATAGTTTCATTCATGTTCCATTTTAATTGTTTAGACCAAAATTCATTTGTGAATTAGCACATTGAAGTGATGAATGTAGTTTTTGTATTCTCCACATTTTTACAAGAAATAAAAGTTGCTTGTATGTCATTCTTATGAACCTCTTGTAACTT
The sequence above is a segment of the Lycium barbarum isolate Lr01 chromosome 6, ASM1917538v2, whole genome shotgun sequence genome. Coding sequences within it:
- the LOC132600709 gene encoding LRR receptor-like serine/threonine-protein kinase GHR1, producing the protein MQSAICLVLLFLVELVKGSLDLDALLELKKGVLKDPSGKVLSSWDSKSLGPNGCPENWYGIGCIDGHVTSIELNDVGLVGSLDFAAISDLKMLQNLSVANNRLSGKITGFASLEKLKYLDLHSNAFSSDIMLLLASLGDVEYVDLSSNKFVGSLDLQVGNSMFVSSIQYLNISHNILAGELFPHDGMPYFDSLEVFDASNNQLTGTIPSFNFVVSLRILRLGNNQLSGSLPEALLEGSSMILSELDLSQNKLAGPIASISVGNLKLLNLSYNQLSGPLPVKVGHCAIIDLSNNRLTGNVSRIQSWGNYVEVVVLSSNALTGTFPNQTSQFLRLTSLKISNNSLEGVLPNILGTYLELKTIDLSINQLSGTLLPTLFNSTKLTDINVSFNKFTGSIPIMASNSENPSLISLDVSHNTLSGVLPPGLDKFPDLVNLDLSDNEFEGGLPNDLSDKLEIFDVSNNNLSGLVPKSLWKFPESSFHPGNPLLVLPKHVEAPSEGDSTSNLKSHGFRMKSTIRAALIAGLVCSVSVIALLTLIIYRKAHQRDLEKDDMKGTKEKEGLSLSDIECGNDTRDPGMPASTVQNEPLSSPISVMSSANLSPSKVQDQSKSPSSLKVSSPDKLAGDLHLLDNSLKFTAEELSCAPAEAVGRSFHGTLYKAMLGSGQVLAVKWLKEGIVKGKKEFAREAKKLGSIRHPNLVSLQGYYWGPKDHERLLLSNYTDAPCLGLYLLHKDAEPCKLHPLFLDERLKISVDIAHCLNYLHHESAIPHGNLKSTNVLIETSNVNALLTDYSLHRLMTSAGTAQQVLNAGALGYRPPEFASTSKPCPSLKSDVYAFGVILLELLTGRSSAEIVPGNSEVLDLTEWARLLAIQDRSVECFDPFLLGKQSNEGVHTILDSMLQVALRCILPADERPDMKMVFEQLCSIAQ